The following are encoded together in the Zingiber officinale cultivar Zhangliang chromosome 8A, Zo_v1.1, whole genome shotgun sequence genome:
- the LOC122011048 gene encoding WRKY transcription factor 28-like, producing MSGKINEELINDYDLPFLDDLSSVIAPHTDGRRQTFMSTEFMDESTLMMTTCWDEQLIIKNTGKKRQREARFAFITKSEVDHLEDGYRWRKYGQKAVKNSTYPRSYYRCTSETCNVKKRVERSHQDPATVITTYEGQHNHHNTATLRSNSLMAMVPSDNIILQRAVCPGNYTKCSINNNSTVHGVVFTNTSMHLPSLPSLPLHYHQLQLPAAASCCKTFCQRLPSPMN from the exons ATGTCTGGAAAGATCAACGAAGAGCTCATTAACGACTATGACTTACCATTCCTGGACGATCTATCGTCGGTCATCGCGCCTCACACGGATGGTCGGCGACAAACCTTTATGAGTACTGAATTCATGGATGAATCGACGTTGATGATGACTACTTGCTG GGACGAGCAGCTAATAATTAAGAATACAGGAAAGAAGAGGCAAAGAGAAGCTAGGTTTGCCTTCATTACCAAGAGTGAGGTTGACCACCTTGAAGATGGCTACCGGTGGAGGAAGTATGGGCAGAAGGCAGTCAAGAACAGCACTTATCCGAG AAGCTACTACCGGTGCACATCTGAGACATGCAATGTAAAGAAGAGGGTGGAGAGATCTCACCAAGACCCAGCCACTGTGATCACCACTTATGAAGGCCAACACAATCACCACAACACTGCAACCCTAAGGAGTAATTCCCTGATGGCCATGGTGCCGTCGGATAACATTATATTGCAGCGTGCCGTGTGCCCAGGAAACTATACCAAGTGTAGCATTAACAACAATAGTACTGTCCATGGAGTAGTATTCACAAACACTAGCATGCACTTGCCGTCTCTACCATCGCTTCCTCTTCATTATCATCAGCTTCAATTGCCAGCCGCCGCCTCCTGCTGCAAGACATTCTGTCAACGCCTACCGTCGCCAATGAATTAA